A genomic region of Thermodesulfobium narugense DSM 14796 contains the following coding sequences:
- the gyrA gene encoding DNA gyrase subunit A: MSEIMRIVEEEVKDSYLDYAMSVIIGRAIPDIRDGLKPVQRRIIYAMSEMGMTYDKPHKKCARVVGEVLGKFHPHGDTAVYDALVRMAQDFTYRYPLIDGHGNFGSLDGDNAAAMRYTEARLAKISNTLISEMGFNIVPMQDNFDGSLKEPEVLPAKFPQLLANGASGIAVGMATSIPPHNLGELIDALLLILKNPQVSEEELLKVLTGPDFPTGGIIVGKNGIKEYFLTGKGKIILRGRHKIEMGSKTNKLVISEIPYSVNKAILVEKIDQLIKEKRLDGVSEIRDESGREGIRIVLDLKKGANSEKIVKKLYKHTTMQITFGVIMLSLVAGVPKVLPVKDVLLHFLTFRKDIQRKRLEKILEDLKKRLVLLDALSKALEKIDQVIEIIKRSLNPAEAKKRLCEFLQISEEGAQGILDLRLQRLTSLEREKILKDLEKTLLEIKETEFALNDEGKFLEILENELVEIKSNFADKRRTEISLDFEEEDILEEDIPEGEVIVTISKLGFIKRMKKDVFERQNKGGKGIDGIQKSSAIQDRIQTSIVLSNKDRILFISSKGRAYTLLAFSIPEFSRTSRGTGIANILPLSEDEKITFMVQIKEEEIKKDIILATSMGYLKKIKLENIVSKRRNGVIAIKLNDSESVVGACMVCEEKFLLYSSNGFATLANLKDLRNMGNNSHGVIGMRLSKDDKLLGIVPDSKYFIVIDKNGNGKKVSSDNFTSHKRGTKGVRVSKNKLATILNYKEGMDLIIYTEKGKVIRIDIDSVKQLSRNAKGIKLQKLDKADSVLDATIVRPNTDLIEDNL; encoded by the coding sequence ATGTCTGAAATTATGAGAATTGTAGAAGAAGAGGTAAAAGATTCTTATTTAGATTACGCAATGAGCGTAATAATTGGTAGGGCAATCCCGGATATAAGAGATGGCCTAAAGCCTGTCCAAAGAAGAATTATTTATGCAATGAGCGAAATGGGTATGACATACGATAAGCCTCATAAAAAGTGTGCAAGGGTGGTTGGTGAAGTTTTAGGAAAATTTCATCCTCATGGAGATACAGCTGTATACGATGCGCTTGTAAGGATGGCTCAGGATTTTACATATAGATATCCTTTAATTGATGGTCATGGCAATTTTGGATCTTTAGACGGTGACAATGCAGCGGCTATGAGATACACTGAGGCAAGACTTGCAAAAATTTCAAATACCCTTATTTCAGAAATGGGCTTCAACATTGTTCCAATGCAGGACAACTTTGACGGTTCATTGAAAGAACCAGAGGTTTTACCTGCAAAATTCCCTCAGTTATTAGCAAACGGAGCTTCAGGAATAGCTGTAGGTATGGCTACCTCTATCCCGCCGCATAATCTAGGAGAACTAATTGACGCCCTTCTTTTAATCTTAAAAAACCCTCAAGTTTCTGAAGAAGAGTTGTTAAAAGTGCTGACAGGACCAGATTTTCCTACAGGTGGAATAATAGTAGGAAAAAATGGCATCAAAGAATACTTTTTAACTGGGAAAGGAAAGATTATTTTAAGAGGAAGACATAAAATAGAAATGGGTTCTAAAACTAACAAGTTAGTTATAAGTGAAATACCATACTCTGTGAATAAGGCTATCTTAGTAGAAAAAATAGACCAACTTATAAAAGAAAAGAGATTAGATGGAGTTTCAGAAATAAGAGACGAATCGGGGAGAGAAGGGATAAGAATTGTCTTAGATCTCAAAAAAGGAGCAAATTCAGAAAAAATTGTAAAAAAATTATATAAACATACTACAATGCAAATAACGTTCGGCGTAATAATGCTCTCATTAGTAGCAGGAGTTCCAAAGGTATTACCTGTAAAGGATGTGTTGTTACACTTTCTTACCTTTAGAAAGGATATTCAGAGAAAGAGATTAGAAAAGATTTTAGAAGATTTGAAAAAGAGATTAGTACTACTTGATGCACTGTCTAAGGCATTGGAAAAGATTGATCAAGTTATAGAGATTATAAAAAGGTCGCTTAATCCAGCGGAAGCTAAAAAGAGACTCTGTGAATTTCTTCAAATCTCAGAAGAGGGCGCACAGGGTATTCTGGATCTTAGATTACAAAGGTTAACTTCTTTGGAAAGAGAAAAAATTCTTAAAGACCTTGAAAAAACCCTGTTAGAGATTAAGGAAACTGAATTTGCATTAAACGATGAGGGAAAATTTTTAGAAATCTTAGAAAATGAACTAGTCGAAATAAAGTCTAATTTTGCAGACAAGAGAAGAACTGAAATCTCTTTGGACTTTGAAGAGGAAGATATCCTTGAAGAAGATATACCTGAAGGTGAAGTTATAGTTACAATAAGCAAATTAGGTTTTATAAAAAGAATGAAAAAGGATGTTTTTGAAAGACAAAACAAAGGTGGAAAAGGTATTGACGGCATCCAAAAGAGCAGTGCAATTCAAGATAGAATCCAAACATCTATAGTTTTGTCAAACAAAGATAGAATACTGTTTATATCGTCTAAAGGAAGAGCGTATACCCTTCTTGCGTTTAGTATCCCAGAATTTTCGAGAACTTCAAGGGGTACAGGTATAGCAAATATTTTGCCTCTTTCAGAAGATGAAAAAATAACCTTTATGGTTCAAATTAAGGAAGAAGAGATAAAAAAAGACATAATACTTGCTACATCTATGGGTTATTTGAAGAAGATTAAGCTTGAAAATATTGTTTCTAAAAGAAGAAATGGAGTAATTGCAATAAAACTTAACGATTCAGAGTCTGTTGTTGGGGCTTGTATGGTTTGTGAAGAAAAATTTTTGCTTTATTCTAGTAATGGCTTTGCCACTTTGGCGAATCTTAAAGATTTGAGGAACATGGGGAATAATTCACACGGCGTTATTGGTATGAGATTATCAAAAGACGACAAACTTCTAGGAATTGTTCCTGATTCAAAATACTTTATAGTGATAGACAAGAATGGAAATGGTAAAAAGGTTAGTAGCGATAACTTTACCAGTCACAAAAGGGGAACAAAAGGAGTTAGGGTATCAAAGAATAAACTTGCAACTATTTTGAACTACAAAGAGGGGATGGATCTCATAATATATACAGAAAAAGGCAAAGTTATTAGAATAGATATTGATTCTGTAAAACAACTATCCAGAAATGCAAAAGGAATAAAACTTCAGAAGTTAGATAAAGCGGATAGTGTTTTAGATGCTACTATAGTTAGACCAAATACTGATCTAATAGAAGACAACCTATGA
- a CDS encoding polyprenyl synthetase family protein produces the protein MNISTIGLELKSHIKLSEIELARILETEVETLRNASLHLLEAGGKRIRPTLVFLSALCVNQDIEKVIKYAAVVEGIHLATLIHDDVIDESNVRRGILSVNGKYGFKVAILSGDFILAKITHFLSLLENKEPVRLMAEVIMRMAEGEVMQQEDLFKIVSIERYIIRCTNKTARLISSSAFLGSIDVLDKRNIFAEFGLNLGIAFQIIDDILDFTGEVKKLGKVPGSDLRSGVVTLPVLLLSKKSREVEKLLEKKFEDGINKIIEMVKNDNVLKESVDLAKYYSNKAIECLKELKINNIYAKTLMDYVKMLEERVS, from the coding sequence ATGAATATTTCAACAATTGGGTTAGAACTAAAATCTCACATAAAGTTATCAGAAATAGAACTTGCAAGGATATTAGAAACAGAAGTAGAAACTTTAAGAAACGCTTCTTTGCATTTATTAGAAGCAGGTGGAAAAAGAATTAGGCCAACGCTGGTATTCTTAAGTGCCCTTTGCGTTAATCAGGATATAGAAAAGGTTATAAAGTATGCTGCTGTTGTTGAAGGCATTCATCTTGCCACACTTATACACGACGACGTAATCGATGAATCTAATGTAAGAAGGGGGATCCTCAGCGTAAATGGTAAATACGGCTTTAAAGTGGCCATCCTTTCAGGAGACTTTATTTTAGCAAAAATAACTCACTTTCTTTCTTTACTAGAAAATAAAGAACCTGTAAGGCTTATGGCAGAAGTTATTATGCGTATGGCTGAAGGAGAGGTAATGCAACAAGAAGACCTTTTTAAGATTGTTTCTATTGAAAGATATATTATAAGATGTACCAACAAAACTGCAAGACTTATTAGTTCTTCTGCCTTTCTTGGAAGTATCGATGTACTCGACAAGAGAAATATCTTTGCTGAATTCGGATTAAATTTAGGTATAGCTTTTCAAATAATAGATGATATATTAGATTTTACTGGAGAGGTAAAAAAACTAGGCAAAGTTCCAGGTTCAGATTTAAGATCGGGAGTTGTTACTCTTCCAGTTTTACTTCTTTCTAAAAAAAGTAGGGAAGTAGAAAAGCTTCTTGAAAAAAAGTTTGAAGATGGAATAAATAAAATTATCGAGATGGTAAAAAACGACAACGTTCTAAAAGAAAGCGTTGATTTAGCAAAATATTATTCAAATAAAGCAATTGAGTGTCTAAAAGAGTTAAAAATTAATAATATATATGCAAAAACTCTTATGGATTATGTCAAAATGCTTGAAGAGAGAGTATCTTAA
- a CDS encoding flagellar brake protein has protein sequence MPEEIIEKVNNLKEFYKSGTKIDVFLVLRSVGKEELDGPYGSLISFLDDDEVLWIETPMNKGFPLILAPQDLILVNVKKGKLIYQFQSLVLERRKEPNTNLFLFALKAAREVKKIERRKFFRLPVVLDVTIKVKKNAQEKDSLNFKGKTKDLSGGGVKVAVKLTDYSEILKLIKEEYQTFIEFEIDKRKKIYQRIKFVSSYTDEESKIGFIAFYFDNIPRGVQDSIIRFLFAKQREMKQKGIEFDE, from the coding sequence TTGCCTGAAGAAATAATAGAAAAAGTTAATAATTTAAAAGAGTTTTACAAATCTGGAACTAAAATTGACGTTTTTTTGGTACTTAGATCTGTTGGTAAAGAAGAACTTGATGGACCTTATGGCTCTCTAATCTCTTTTTTGGATGACGATGAAGTGTTATGGATAGAAACACCAATGAACAAAGGATTTCCTCTTATTCTCGCTCCACAAGATTTAATCCTGGTGAACGTTAAAAAGGGAAAATTAATTTATCAATTTCAAAGTTTAGTTTTAGAAAGAAGAAAGGAACCTAATACAAATCTCTTTTTGTTTGCACTAAAGGCTGCAAGAGAAGTTAAAAAAATTGAGAGAAGAAAATTTTTCAGACTACCTGTAGTTTTAGATGTAACTATAAAGGTTAAAAAAAACGCTCAAGAAAAAGATTCTCTTAATTTCAAAGGAAAAACAAAAGACTTGTCTGGGGGTGGAGTAAAGGTTGCAGTTAAATTAACCGATTACAGCGAAATTTTAAAATTAATAAAAGAAGAGTATCAGACCTTTATCGAGTTTGAAATTGACAAAAGAAAAAAGATATACCAAAGAATAAAGTTTGTTAGTTCATATACCGACGAAGAATCAAAAATTGGCTTTATTGCCTTTTATTTTGATAATATACCTCGAGGAGTCCAAGATTCTATAATCAGATTTCTTTTTGCTAAGCAAAGGGAGATGAAACAAAAGGGCATAGAGTTTGATGAGTAA
- a CDS encoding sigma-70 family RNA polymerase sigma factor gives MVDEKALWIKYRNNSTQENRNLLALNYLPLVKRIAAKIYTTIQGKVEFEELLNYGIFGLLTSIERFEESRNLKFETFATHRIRGAILDGLRQIDPLKRGTRSKVKKIDRAINELKSSLGKDPSDKDVADYLNITKEELLNWYAEIDALSTFQSDFSDSEKSYIDLSMAIEKLEEREKQVIDLYYYEDLSLDEIAKILNISVSRVSQIHGKALIKLKSQLEGDA, from the coding sequence ATGGTAGATGAAAAAGCTCTCTGGATAAAATATAGAAACAACTCAACTCAGGAAAACCGGAATCTTCTTGCCCTTAACTATTTGCCTTTAGTAAAAAGAATTGCTGCAAAAATATACACAACCATACAGGGCAAGGTTGAATTTGAAGAGCTTTTGAACTATGGAATTTTTGGACTCCTCACTTCAATTGAAAGATTTGAAGAATCTCGAAATCTTAAATTTGAGACCTTTGCTACCCATAGAATTAGAGGCGCAATTCTTGACGGCTTAAGACAAATCGACCCACTAAAAAGGGGAACTCGTTCTAAGGTAAAGAAAATAGATAGAGCAATTAACGAATTGAAGTCGTCGCTTGGCAAAGACCCAAGCGACAAAGATGTTGCTGATTATCTAAATATTACTAAAGAAGAGTTGTTAAATTGGTATGCTGAAATAGATGCGCTCTCAACTTTTCAAAGTGACTTTTCAGATTCTGAAAAGTCTTATATTGACCTGTCAATGGCTATTGAAAAGCTTGAGGAAAGAGAAAAGCAAGTGATAGATTTATATTACTATGAAGACCTGTCTTTGGATGAAATTGCAAAAATTTTAAATATATCAGTTTCAAGGGTATCTCAAATCCACGGTAAAGCTCTAATAAAGTTGAAATCTCAACTAGAGGGGGACGCATGA
- a CDS encoding DUF342 domain-containing protein — MNIDLDLSVDKMLATICIRPQEGESLPSIEELKQYLAKGGINFGIDEKALQQAVNNPGSIVTIARGESPTEPIDGKVEYNFPLKAEIKPKEDKSGNVDYFDLGFVFNVKEGDLLATKTPPVEGKPGHDVTGKILMPKKPFNPKFVAGKGAKLSEDGLSIFAEVAGTPRLIEGKVVVLQTLDIDKDIDFATGNIVFKGSVNIRGSVLSGFSVEADGDVIISGIVEEAVIKAKGNVIIRTGFEGGTNGFIQAGKSVNIRFIHNGKVFAGEDVLVESEAFFSKITAGGKVLMQGRNSQITGGSVEAGIEIRARVIGSYKHTKTLVSAGVVPGLREKLEGIVNRIKSIEAQIKKARELEEKFLYLKKKQKDKFPQSQAEALENVQKTIESYINQVESLKKVKDEIIKTKEERKGGRIISDIIYPGVIVTIADISQEITEEIRGANVRIEEGELKFY; from the coding sequence TTGAATATAGATTTAGATCTTTCTGTTGACAAAATGCTTGCTACAATATGTATCAGACCTCAAGAGGGGGAAAGTTTGCCAAGCATTGAGGAGTTAAAACAATATCTCGCAAAGGGGGGAATAAATTTTGGTATAGATGAAAAGGCTCTACAGCAAGCCGTAAACAATCCTGGATCTATTGTTACAATTGCTAGAGGAGAGAGTCCAACTGAACCTATAGACGGCAAAGTTGAATACAATTTTCCTTTGAAAGCTGAAATAAAGCCAAAAGAAGACAAAAGTGGGAATGTCGATTATTTTGATTTAGGATTTGTCTTTAACGTAAAAGAGGGAGATCTTCTTGCCACAAAGACTCCTCCAGTAGAAGGGAAACCCGGTCACGACGTTACAGGGAAAATTTTGATGCCAAAGAAACCCTTTAATCCTAAGTTTGTGGCAGGAAAGGGAGCGAAATTATCTGAGGATGGGCTTTCAATATTCGCAGAAGTTGCGGGTACCCCAAGGCTTATTGAGGGAAAAGTTGTAGTCTTACAAACGCTTGATATAGACAAGGATATAGATTTTGCAACGGGAAACATCGTGTTTAAAGGCTCTGTTAATATAAGAGGCAGCGTTTTGTCGGGTTTTTCTGTAGAAGCAGACGGAGATGTCATAATATCTGGAATAGTTGAAGAAGCTGTTATTAAAGCAAAGGGAAACGTAATAATAAGAACTGGTTTTGAGGGTGGAACAAACGGCTTTATTCAGGCTGGCAAGTCTGTTAATATAAGGTTTATTCACAATGGCAAGGTTTTTGCAGGTGAAGACGTCTTAGTAGAATCTGAAGCCTTTTTTTCTAAAATTACTGCTGGTGGCAAAGTTCTTATGCAGGGCAGAAATTCTCAAATAACTGGTGGCAGCGTAGAAGCTGGCATAGAAATTAGAGCCAGGGTTATTGGCTCTTATAAACATACAAAAACTCTAGTAAGCGCAGGAGTAGTCCCCGGTTTAAGAGAAAAGCTCGAGGGCATTGTAAATAGAATAAAATCTATTGAGGCTCAAATTAAAAAGGCCAGAGAATTGGAAGAGAAATTTCTTTATTTAAAGAAAAAACAAAAGGATAAGTTTCCTCAGTCTCAAGCTGAAGCTCTAGAAAATGTCCAAAAAACAATAGAAAGCTATATTAATCAAGTCGAATCTCTAAAAAAGGTTAAAGATGAAATAATTAAAACAAAAGAGGAGAGAAAGGGCGGAAGGATAATTTCGGATATAATATACCCAGGCGTTATTGTAACAATTGCAGACATATCTCAAGAGATTACTGAAGAAATAAGAGGTGCTAATGTTAGAATTGAAGAAGGAGAATTAAAATTCTACTGA
- a CDS encoding MotE family protein: MKWLMILGFLIIVIVGTAAGLYFSGTVKFPFLPSQKSEKNQSSPDIVQNQSSEKSTLLPQNQSKTEQSQNINNNSSSINQNQKNIIQTAAEKAKQQEELKLQREAKVLSNMDPSDAAKIIDNMDISLAAKILSYMNNKEASDILSELTSSDPKKATKLLNMMGASSGG, translated from the coding sequence ATGAAGTGGTTAATGATTTTAGGCTTTTTAATAATTGTTATAGTAGGAACAGCTGCAGGGCTTTATTTTAGCGGGACTGTTAAATTCCCTTTTTTGCCTTCACAAAAATCTGAAAAAAACCAATCTAGCCCTGATATTGTGCAAAATCAAAGCTCTGAAAAATCAACTCTTTTGCCACAAAATCAATCCAAAACTGAACAATCGCAAAATATCAATAACAACAGCTCTTCAATTAATCAAAATCAAAAGAATATTATTCAAACTGCTGCAGAAAAGGCAAAGCAACAGGAAGAACTAAAATTACAAAGGGAGGCAAAAGTGCTTTCGAATATGGATCCATCAGATGCTGCCAAGATAATAGACAATATGGACATTTCTCTGGCAGCAAAAATTTTAAGCTATATGAACAACAAAGAAGCTTCAGATATACTTTCTGAATTAACATCAAGCGATCCAAAAAAGGCTACAAAACTTCTAAATATGATGGGAGCGTCATCCGGTGGCTAA
- a CDS encoding OmpA family protein: MAKKKKGSEGGGGAGHDSAGGMRWLLTYSDMITLLMAFFILLFSMATINASKFAATAQALREAFGGYTILDRGSSVIGEPGSTTQSAPVVPDSALKAQEASLKIAEILRQSLNPNQFSVIQTERGYLISILTDKILFDSGKANLKPDAFPLLTKIAAVLKKIDNEVYVEGHTDNVPIHTVEFPSNWELSAARAASVAKYFIEQGISPSRLVIAGYADTRPVASNDTPQGRQKNRRIDILITKK; the protein is encoded by the coding sequence GTGGCTAAAAAAAAGAAAGGTTCCGAAGGAGGCGGAGGAGCAGGTCATGATAGCGCAGGTGGCATGAGATGGCTTTTGACTTACTCAGATATGATTACCCTTCTGATGGCCTTTTTTATTCTACTCTTTTCTATGGCTACAATAAACGCTTCCAAATTTGCTGCAACCGCACAGGCTCTGAGAGAGGCATTTGGAGGCTATACTATTCTTGATAGAGGTTCTTCTGTCATAGGAGAGCCAGGTTCAACCACACAAAGCGCTCCTGTAGTTCCAGACTCAGCCTTGAAGGCACAGGAGGCCTCGTTAAAAATTGCAGAGATCTTGAGACAGTCTTTAAATCCTAATCAGTTTTCGGTTATTCAAACTGAAAGAGGATATTTGATCTCTATCTTAACTGACAAGATTTTGTTTGATTCCGGAAAGGCAAACCTTAAACCTGATGCCTTCCCACTTTTAACAAAGATTGCAGCAGTTTTAAAAAAGATTGACAACGAGGTGTATGTGGAGGGGCACACTGATAACGTTCCTATACACACAGTAGAATTTCCATCAAACTGGGAGCTTTCTGCTGCAAGGGCCGCTTCAGTGGCGAAGTATTTTATAGAACAGGGGATATCTCCCTCACGGCTGGTTATAGCAGGTTATGCCGATACCAGACCTGTAGCCTCAAATGATACTCCTCAAGGTAGACAAAAAAATAGGAGAATTGATATCCTAATAACAAAGAAATAA
- a CDS encoding flagellar basal body-associated FliL family protein — protein MKLFSNKKMLIILVVLVVLGGGIGFYVANMLMPKPAPKEKHEPIFFTYPLQEFVVNTRDGRFLKASIVLELNEEIPLKSEAQAAEGKKVVLEPKAKPILDALTPELRNAAIIILSSQTYQDLITSQGKERLRQMLFQKFNQIVGRDIVKDVYFTNLVMQ, from the coding sequence ATGAAGTTATTTTCAAATAAAAAGATGCTGATTATTTTAGTGGTTCTTGTAGTTTTAGGTGGAGGAATTGGCTTTTATGTGGCAAATATGTTGATGCCAAAGCCTGCACCAAAAGAAAAACATGAACCAATATTTTTTACCTATCCCTTACAAGAGTTTGTAGTTAATACCAGAGATGGTAGATTTTTAAAGGCGAGTATCGTTCTTGAACTAAACGAAGAAATACCTCTTAAGAGTGAGGCACAGGCAGCAGAAGGAAAAAAGGTTGTTTTAGAACCAAAAGCCAAACCAATTTTGGACGCCTTAACTCCAGAATTAAGAAATGCTGCTATAATTATATTGTCGAGCCAGACATATCAGGACTTGATTACTTCACAAGGGAAAGAAAGGCTTAGACAGATGTTATTTCAAAAATTTAACCAGATTGTAGGTCGCGATATTGTAAAAGATGTTTACTTTACCAATCTTGTTATGCAATAA
- a CDS encoding response regulator, with product MAKILITDDATFMRKMLKDILTKNGHEVVGEGTNGLEALEKYKELKPDLTLLDITMPERDGLWALKEIKAFDPNAKIIMVSAMGQQAIVIEAIQAGARDFVVKPFQPDRVLEAVRKALS from the coding sequence ATGGCAAAGATATTAATTACTGATGATGCTACTTTCATGAGAAAAATGTTAAAGGATATTTTGACAAAAAATGGACATGAAGTAGTTGGAGAAGGAACAAATGGTTTAGAAGCTCTGGAAAAATATAAAGAGCTTAAACCAGATTTGACTTTGTTAGACATTACTATGCCCGAAAGGGATGGCCTATGGGCACTTAAAGAAATTAAGGCATTTGACCCAAATGCCAAAATTATTATGGTTTCTGCAATGGGCCAGCAGGCTATAGTAATTGAAGCTATACAAGCAGGAGCAAGGGATTTTGTCGTTAAACCATTTCAACCTGACAGAGTATTGGAGGCTGTAAGAAAGGCACTTTCCTAA
- a CDS encoding flagellar biosynthetic protein FliO, protein MKVRLVNIFLLILLLTFSFNFCSFAAQKDIEGPLPSFFNERGTSPYIKFEDKNPKDVYVLNTKVNQSNDLSTKDNKTHSKTPAIETETSKNPTLNQSFETKSLQNYDPHYVNQISKTSVNSSADGSAYQSNMDIKTPIISGTENNNSNSNESSLFLPNTSEKVQPGSENPDIMGYLIRFFVFLILLVLVPLLIVRKLRSKLKVDYSTPRSSNGFVRVVDRIRLSYSELFIVEVMDKYLLLSVSKDGEIRLLREFDTIGIFPEKENSDKKLVKSSFLDVLRRFRQEVKQLNKS, encoded by the coding sequence TTGAAAGTACGTTTAGTTAATATCTTTCTATTAATTCTATTACTAACTTTTTCCTTTAACTTTTGTTCTTTTGCAGCTCAAAAGGATATTGAAGGACCGCTTCCTTCCTTTTTCAATGAGCGTGGAACCTCACCCTATATTAAATTTGAAGATAAAAATCCAAAGGACGTATATGTTTTAAATACCAAAGTAAATCAAAGCAATGATTTATCAACAAAGGACAATAAAACACATAGCAAAACTCCTGCTATAGAAACAGAAACTAGTAAGAACCCAACTTTAAATCAAAGTTTTGAAACAAAGAGTCTTCAAAACTACGATCCACATTATGTTAATCAAATTTCCAAAACCTCAGTAAATAGCAGCGCCGATGGTAGCGCGTATCAAAGCAATATGGATATCAAAACTCCAATAATTTCAGGAACCGAAAATAACAATTCAAATTCAAATGAATCTTCTTTATTTTTACCAAATACTTCAGAAAAAGTTCAACCAGGTTCAGAGAATCCTGATATAATGGGCTATCTTATAAGGTTTTTTGTATTTTTAATTTTGTTAGTTCTTGTCCCGTTATTAATTGTTAGGAAACTTAGGAGTAAGCTTAAGGTCGATTATTCAACACCCAGGTCTTCAAATGGCTTTGTTCGCGTTGTAGACAGAATAAGACTTTCATACTCAGAACTCTTTATAGTTGAAGTTATGGATAAATATCTTCTTCTTTCTGTATCCAAAGATGGTGAAATAAGACTATTGAGAGAATTTGACACTATAGGTATATTCCCTGAAAAAGAAAATTCTGATAAAAAGCTGGTAAAAAGTAGCTTTTTAGACGTATTAAGAAGGTTTAGACAAGAAGTAAAACAATTAAATAAAAGCTGA
- the fliP gene encoding flagellar type III secretion system pore protein FliP (The bacterial flagellar biogenesis protein FliP forms a type III secretion system (T3SS)-type pore required for flagellar assembly.), translating to MKKSLIFIFFIALLIIFNFNNISNAAPNINIDLGAGSPNDIANSLKVLFILTILAFAPLLLLMTTSFLRLVIVFGFLRNALGIQQIIPGQIIIGLSLFLTLFIMTPIIQKIEQDAYTPYQKGQITFQDAIERGYIPLRDFMLHNTRKSDLSLMIELSRTPRPNSVNEIAPTVVISAFVLSELKTSFIIGIVIYLPFVIIDLAVASILMSMGMMMIPPVMISLPLKILLFVLADGWSLLVKSLIASFTI from the coding sequence GTGAAGAAGAGTTTAATATTTATCTTTTTTATTGCTTTATTAATAATATTTAACTTCAATAATATTTCTAATGCTGCTCCAAATATAAATATTGACCTAGGCGCTGGTTCTCCAAACGATATAGCGAATTCTCTTAAAGTTTTATTCATTTTAACTATTCTTGCCTTTGCACCTTTGCTCCTTTTAATGACTACCTCCTTTTTGAGGCTGGTAATAGTATTTGGTTTTCTAAGAAACGCCTTAGGCATTCAGCAGATAATTCCCGGACAGATTATAATTGGACTGTCTTTGTTTTTAACTCTTTTTATTATGACACCAATAATTCAAAAAATTGAGCAAGACGCTTATACTCCATACCAAAAAGGGCAGATCACTTTTCAGGATGCAATTGAAAGAGGTTACATTCCTCTTAGAGATTTTATGCTACACAATACCAGGAAAAGCGACCTATCTTTGATGATTGAACTCTCTAGAACTCCAAGACCAAATTCTGTAAACGAGATTGCTCCAACTGTTGTTATTAGCGCTTTTGTATTAAGCGAGTTAAAAACTTCGTTTATAATTGGTATAGTAATATATTTACCATTTGTTATTATTGATCTCGCAGTTGCGAGCATATTGATGTCTATGGGCATGATGATGATTCCGCCTGTGATGATATCTTTGCCTTTAAAAATACTTTTGTTTGTGTTAGCAGATGGCTGGTCTCTTTTGGTCAAAAGCTTAATTGCAAGTTTCACAATTTAG